A genomic region of Mus musculus strain C57BL/6J chromosome 7, GRCm38.p6 C57BL/6J contains the following coding sequences:
- the BC048679 gene encoding uncharacterized protein LOC210321 isoform 3 (isoform 3 is encoded by transcript variant 3), translated as MSFKCQTLVGASSTIQFFFSEALMGQNFQEVELENYEPQPGDLFLFKLQTPKAQWCGAHVGVYCGQGEIIHFEGRTSNQNGVQTFLGYCEGVVCKQGHRALQRSRQLWRVLRRRGGVDPRVLESRVREAMDNDPPPYHPTSSNCVHFALNLLGMDSMSMDRNLTSD; from the exons ATGAGCTTCAAGTGCCAG ACCCTGGTAGGAGCATCCAGCACCATTCAGTTCTTCTTCTCTGAGGCACTCATGGGTCAGAACTTCCAGGAGGTGGAGTTAGAAAACTACGAGCCTCAGCCTGGAGACCTGTTCCTGTTCAAGTTGCAGACCCCTAAGGCACAGTGGTGCGGGGCCCACGTGGGTGTTTACTGCGGCCAAGGAGAGATCATACACTTTGAGG GCAGGACCTCCAACCAGAATGGAGTACAAACGTTTCTGGGTTACTGTGAGGGTGTCGTGTGTAAACAGGGGCACAGAGCTCTGCAGCGCTCCCGACAGCTCTGGCGTGTGCTACGCAGGCGCGGTGGCGTTGACCCTAGGGTGCTGGAGAGCCGCGTGCGAGAAGCTATGGACAACGATCCTCCTCCCTACCATCCCACTAGCAGCAACTGTGTGCACTTTGCACTGAACCTGTTGGGCATGGACTCA ATGTCAATGGACAGGAACCTAACCAGTGATTAA
- the BC048679 gene encoding uncharacterized protein LOC210321 isoform 1 (isoform 1 is encoded by transcript variant 1), with protein MSFKCQSLISTQTLVGASSTIQFFFSEALMGQNFQEVELENYEPQPGDLFLFKLQTPKAQWCGAHVGVYCGQGEIIHFEGRTSNQNGVQTFLGYCEGVVCKQGHRALQRSRQLWRVLRRRGGVDPRVLESRVREAMDNDPPPYHPTSSNCVHFALNLLGMDSMSMDRNLTSD; from the exons ATGAGCTTCAAGTGCCAG TCCCTCATCTCAACCCAG ACCCTGGTAGGAGCATCCAGCACCATTCAGTTCTTCTTCTCTGAGGCACTCATGGGTCAGAACTTCCAGGAGGTGGAGTTAGAAAACTACGAGCCTCAGCCTGGAGACCTGTTCCTGTTCAAGTTGCAGACCCCTAAGGCACAGTGGTGCGGGGCCCACGTGGGTGTTTACTGCGGCCAAGGAGAGATCATACACTTTGAGG GCAGGACCTCCAACCAGAATGGAGTACAAACGTTTCTGGGTTACTGTGAGGGTGTCGTGTGTAAACAGGGGCACAGAGCTCTGCAGCGCTCCCGACAGCTCTGGCGTGTGCTACGCAGGCGCGGTGGCGTTGACCCTAGGGTGCTGGAGAGCCGCGTGCGAGAAGCTATGGACAACGATCCTCCTCCCTACCATCCCACTAGCAGCAACTGTGTGCACTTTGCACTGAACCTGTTGGGCATGGACTCA ATGTCAATGGACAGGAACCTAACCAGTGATTAA
- the BC048679 gene encoding uncharacterized protein LOC210321 isoform 2 (isoform 2 is encoded by transcript variant 2): protein MSFKCQSLISTQTLVGASSTIQFFFSEALMGQNFQEVELENYEPQPGDLFLFKLQTPKAQWCGAHVGVYCGQGEIIHFEGAVALTLGCWRAACEKLWTTILLPTIPLAATVCTLH from the exons ATGAGCTTCAAGTGCCAG TCCCTCATCTCAACCCAG ACCCTGGTAGGAGCATCCAGCACCATTCAGTTCTTCTTCTCTGAGGCACTCATGGGTCAGAACTTCCAGGAGGTGGAGTTAGAAAACTACGAGCCTCAGCCTGGAGACCTGTTCCTGTTCAAGTTGCAGACCCCTAAGGCACAGTGGTGCGGGGCCCACGTGGGTGTTTACTGCGGCCAAGGAGAGATCATACACTTTGAGG GCGCGGTGGCGTTGACCCTAGGGTGCTGGAGAGCCGCGTGCGAGAAGCTATGGACAACGATCCTCCTCCCTACCATCCCACTAGCAGCAACTGTGTGCACTTTGCACTGA